The genomic region AAGCTGCCACGCTACACACAGAATGACAAAGGGGTAGGTCGTTCGCTGGAGGTGTGACAGACCCGCCATTGTTTGGACGGGCCCGTCCCTACGATAATATTTGACAAAAAAAGAGGATAAGTCACCCAAGAAGACGGAGACAGCTGAGGGCCTGTGCTATCTACCTCTCTGCTACGGGTTTGACCTATCCTCTAATCTGAAACTGCAAAACGAATACGGCCCCCCAAACCAACGGCATTTTTGCAGCTAACGTCTTTACGTGGGTGTTTTGCGTTCAGGTACACAGCTAGAATCTTCCCACGTATTTTTAATAGTAAGCAACATCCGTACCACAGGGGCACTTGTAGCATATAATGCATCTGAAGTCAACGGCGTATACCACCAGTATACCTTTTAAGGTAATAGGATAAAAGGTGTTGCAACATAGTTATTAAACATACGTTTTTTACGGTGGGGGGGCTGGAACTTGTCCGTCCAACAAATTTTGTGGAATAAGCTACAAGATTTGTAGCTTACGGGGCACAGTTCCTTCTTGGAAAGTATTGTGTGGTGCTGTATAATTCCCGTCTAAACTCCTTCTGTGCACCATTTTACTTTCAACATAATCCATAGAGATGATACTCGAAACACTTGAGGTCGGTCCGCTTGCGGTAAATTGTTACGTCCTCGGCTCGCGAGAGGGCGGGGAAGGGGTTGTTATAGACCCCGGCGACGAGCCGGAGGAAATTATCCGGGCGGTCGCCGAGCATAAACTTCTGGGCAAGATACGGTATATCCTGGCCACTCACGGCCATTTTGACCATGTGGGTGCCACAAAAAAACTTAAGGAGGAACTTCCTTCCGCGCGCTTCCTTATCCACAAGCTCGACGTGGAACTGCTGGACATACTCAAAGACCAGGCCGGTTACTTCGGCTGTCCGGAGGTAGAGAAACCGCACGTGGACGGATACGTGGCCGACGGTGACACCATAAGCTTTGACGGTATAGATTTGAAGGTGGCACACACGCCCGGCCACTCCAGTGGCGGGGTCTGTTACCTTACTGACGGCAAGGCGTTCGTGGGCGATACCCTGTTTGCCGGCTCTGTGGGCCGCACCGATTTTCCCGGATGCTCCGCCGAAGAACTGGTAAACTCTATACGCGGTAAACTCCTGCCCCTGGGGGAAGACGTGGTGGTCTATCCGGGTCATGGTCCTTCCACCACCATCGGCGAGGAGATGCGTTCGAACCCGTTCCTTACCGGGTCTTATTTTTGAGACAACATGGTATTGGAATAACTTTTTCAGAACTTTTCCGGTATAAAGGGCTATGCGGACCGTAGACACAGGAACCATTACGGAAACAATTAAAAGACTCTGCGTCTCAGCCAACCATGAGCTGAACGATGACCTCATATCGGCCCTGGAAGAGGCCCTCAAGAGAGAGGAATCCCCGGTGGGGCGTGACGTCCTGTCGCAGATACTGGAGAACGCGCGCATCTCCCGGCAGGGAATTTTACCGGCATGTCAGGACACGGGGGCCACCGTTGTGTTCGCGCGGATAGGACAGGACGTGAGGTTCGCGGGCGGGGATTTTGGTGAGTCTATACAGAAGGGGGTATCGGAAGGATATAAAGGCGGTTACCTGAGGGCGTCTATGGTAAAGGACCCGTTCCAGCGGACGAATACGGGCGACAACACCCCCTGTATGATACATTCAGAGGTGGTGGCGGGCGACGCACTTAGTCTGACGGTGATGGCCAAGGGCGGGGGCTGCGAGAACCAGAGCCGTATCGCAATACTCACGCCCGCTGCGGGAAGGCAGGGGGTAATAGATTTCGTGGTAGACGTGGTCAGGCAGGGAGCGGCAAGGGCCTGTCCGCCAAACATAATCGGCGTTGGTCTTGGCGGCACATTTGACACGTGCGCCCTTCTGGCGAAAAAGTCACTCTTAAGGCCGGTTGGAAGTCACAACGAAGATACCATCATGCGTGAGCTGGAGGAGGAACTCCTTGACAGGATAAACGACCTGGGTATAGGCCCCCAGGGGCTCGGGGGCAGGGTAACCGCCCTGGCCGTCCACGTGGAGCAATCTCCCTGTCATATCGCCAGCCTGACGGTGGCGGTTAACGTTGAGTGCCACTCCCACCGGGTGAAGTCAGCCAGTATTTAGGGGCTTCAGCAACATAGAACCCTAGTGGTGTTTATGTCCCCCGGATTCTTCCGAGCCGCAGCGGCAGCTTTCAACCGTGCATTTGCATCTTGCCTCACTGCCGCCGCAATGGGCGCAGACCTCGCTTTCCGGCGGGCAGGCGCAGGCATAGTTGTCGGGGTAGGCCTTAAACTGGTCGAAACACTCTCCTGAACAGAAGCTGTACACCTTCCCGTCGTATTCCGCCTGGATGGTGGTGTCGTCCTCTTCCTCAATCTTAATCTTGCACACGGGGTCAAAGACCTTTTCGGCCATCGCCGCGGGCGCAGGACCCATAAATAAAACCGATATGAGAACCAGAATGGATAACGACATCAATCTCATTTCAAATCTCCAGAATATGTTTCAGGGTCAGATACATGCCGGAGACGTTCTCAGGCCAGGCCCTTAATAATGAACCGTCTCTTTCTCTTGCGCAGATTATATTTTCTTTTGTCGCGTATTTCAAACAGATAAGGGCAGCCTGCGCCTGGCTCCGCCGACTCTTGGACGGAAGACGGCGCCAGCACTATGTTGCGGTAGTCCCCGTGGCCCCCTCCCTTTACCGCCTGGAAATAGTCCGCCTCGGAAGGCGCGATGTTGCCCAGACCGGGGCCGCCGCGGCATACGTTCACTATAACACCCGGCAGCTCACACCCCGCCCCTCTTTGGAAGCTCTCTGGACAGATACTCCGCGAGTTCGCTTTGGGGGGTAATCGGATAACCAAAATAAAATAGACAGCCCGCCCTTATGGCCGCCTCGGCCATGGCCTCAGCACCCCTCATTAAGTACTTTTTACCCATAGCTTCTCTACCGACATGACTGTTACGCGGAAGCCCCAACAACTTTATTCTAGCATGCCGTGTTGAGGTTGGGCAAAACGAATGGTTGTAGATGCAAGCGGGCCGGGAAGATGCAAATTACGTACATAAATGAAGCTTGGGACACACGCCCTGCGGGTGGGGGTTAGCGTCTCGCTTTCGGCCTGTTATTTCTTTTTTTTGAGGAGTAATACTTTTTATAAAACTTCGGCCTGGCCTTCTTAATGTATCTCATCAGAGCTTTTACGGTGTGAAAGGCCACTTTATGTGAGTCGTGGAGGTCCTGCTCGTGACAATCTTCACGCGCAAAGGCCCTGCAGATGGGAGGGCGTTCCTCATGTATCGTGCACATTCCGTCCGGTCCCAGTTTGTCGCACCTGGCCTCAAACAGTATGTACCAGTCGTTTTCCTCGTCGATGTAGACACTACAGCCCTTATGGTAGATGTAAAACTTGATGTCCTCGACCTCGGTCTTTGTGACAGGCTTGTCTATCTCCACCGATACGTACCAGCAGCAGGCGTCGCAGTCTCCGCAAGGATTATTATTTTCTGGAAGCGCCGGTTTCGTCTTTGAGCCGGCTTTCTTTGTCATTAAGAACATGAGTCTCCCGGTATGAGAAAAGGTTGGGGTGAGCGAAGGGATTCTCTTAGAGGGGGAAAGAAGGAGGCAGAAGGTTATTGTCTAAAAAGGTACTCTTTTCTAGACTCTCCTTGAGCCTTCATAACCCTTGCTAAATTAGCATCAGTTTTAAGATGGAATCTGCTACTTAGGATATATATCTCTAGTAAGGGGCCCCCCCTTGCCGACCTAGATTGAAAAGGCCTGATAGGATATTTTACGCTTTTGCCTTCTTTAGAGCCAAATTTACTCGGAATCTGTGCTTAAATATCTCACAATCACATCACTTGGGGCCGATAAAGGATAGGCTCTCGCTAGGGCACACTAGCGTGCATATGCCACACTGGACGCAGAGTTCTGGATTATGGACAACCCTTGAGGTCTCGTCGGTTTGCCAATGGCCGTCGTTGAACCAGGTCCCACGCTGGCCAAGTAAGGGTTCTTTGCGCACTATCTCCAGTGCACCCTGGAGGCAGCTCTCAACGCACCTTCCACAGCGAAAGCACCTCTCATCCGTCCTTGTCTGTATAGAGAAATCACATTGCAGGCACCTGGAGGCCTCAAGAGTAGCAAGCTCCCGGTC from Candidatus Bathyanammoxibius amoris harbors:
- a CDS encoding YHS domain-containing protein is translated as MRLMSLSILVLISVLFMGPAPAAMAEKVFDPVCKIKIEEEDDTTIQAEYDGKVYSFCSGECFDQFKAYPDNYACACPPESEVCAHCGGSEARCKCTVESCRCGSEESGGHKHH
- a CDS encoding YkgJ family cysteine cluster protein; amino-acid sequence: MTKKAGSKTKPALPENNNPCGDCDACCWYVSVEIDKPVTKTEVEDIKFYIYHKGCSVYIDEENDWYILFEARCDKLGPDGMCTIHEERPPICRAFAREDCHEQDLHDSHKVAFHTVKALMRYIKKARPKFYKKYYSSKKRNNRPKARR
- a CDS encoding MBL fold metallo-hydrolase → MILETLEVGPLAVNCYVLGSREGGEGVVIDPGDEPEEIIRAVAEHKLLGKIRYILATHGHFDHVGATKKLKEELPSARFLIHKLDVELLDILKDQAGYFGCPEVEKPHVDGYVADGDTISFDGIDLKVAHTPGHSSGGVCYLTDGKAFVGDTLFAGSVGRTDFPGCSAEELVNSIRGKLLPLGEDVVVYPGHGPSTTIGEEMRSNPFLTGSYF
- a CDS encoding fumarate hydratase, producing MRTVDTGTITETIKRLCVSANHELNDDLISALEEALKREESPVGRDVLSQILENARISRQGILPACQDTGATVVFARIGQDVRFAGGDFGESIQKGVSEGYKGGYLRASMVKDPFQRTNTGDNTPCMIHSEVVAGDALSLTVMAKGGGCENQSRIAILTPAAGRQGVIDFVVDVVRQGAARACPPNIIGVGLGGTFDTCALLAKKSLLRPVGSHNEDTIMRELEEELLDRINDLGIGPQGLGGRVTALAVHVEQSPCHIASLTVAVNVECHSHRVKSASI